In Zonotrichia albicollis isolate bZonAlb1 chromosome 26, bZonAlb1.hap1, whole genome shotgun sequence, a genomic segment contains:
- the DUSP26 gene encoding dual specificity protein phosphatase 26 translates to MAFLSRLYRSSSRSPSRAPRDERGAHPILSVFELERLLYTGKTACNHADEVWPGLYLGDQDIASNRRELLQLRITHVLNASHCRWRGGADYYEGTGIRYLGIEAHDSPSFDMSPYFYPAADFIHQALNEGRILVHCAVGVSRSATLVLAYLMIRHHMPLVEAIKTVKDHRGIIPNRGFLRQLVALDNALRLQRSS, encoded by the exons ATGGCTTTCCTGTCCAGGCTCTACAGGAGCAGCAGCCGCTCCCCGAGCCGCGCCCCGCGGGACGAGCGCGGCGCCCACCCCATCCTCAGCGTCTTCGAGCTGGAGCGGCTGCTCTACACCGGCAAAACCGCCTGCAACCACGCCGACGAGGTGTggcctggcctctacctgggcGACCA agacaTCGCGTCCAACCgccgggagctgctgcagctgcgcATCACCCACGTGCTGAACGCCTCCCACTGCCGCTGGCGCGGCGGCGCCGACTACTACGAGGGCACGGGCATCCGCTACCTGGGCATCGAGGCCCACGACTCGCCCTCCTTCGACATGAGCCCCTACTTCTACCCCGCCGCCGACTTCATCCACCAGGCCCTCAACGAAG GGAGGATCCTCGTGCACTGTGCCGTCGGGGTCAGCAGGTCGGCCACCCTGGTCCTCGCCTACCTCATGATCCGCCACCACATGCCCCTGGTGGAAGCCATAAAGACGGTCAAGGACCACCGCGGCATCATCCCCAACCGCGGCTTCCTGCGCCAGCTGGTGGCCCTGGACAACGCCCTGCGCCTCCAGAGGAGCTCCTGA